A genomic segment from Lignipirellula cremea encodes:
- a CDS encoding WD40 repeat domain-containing protein: protein MNDFADAKVILTLPWNSDVVSAVAFIGNDKVAAANRRGDILIWNLPAPGDKSPDPVRRLVGHTRAINCLLLSPDGKTLISAGNDRTVKFWDAALTTGEPGQAVLNDGVVRKDQGGTMGLNKISDPPPPVTANVVVQKPLRELTAHQDWIWGLALSRDGKTFVTGDDSREVIVWDAQTGAQQHRWKTKLWVRALDISPDGKTVVTAENFPQLKFSEKDAGVRGWDAESGELKFDVSEELKLGMAAVRFSDDGKHLAICQGNIDREGEAGKVFLLDPQTGKTLRELKPPHFRGATDLAFHPDGQHLFTSGRDRLVKIWRLSDGELVRDLGEQNKGQSEPLYAISITPDGKLLAAADGTGQILIYSLMAT, encoded by the coding sequence ATGAACGACTTCGCTGATGCCAAAGTGATTTTAACGCTCCCCTGGAATAGCGACGTGGTTTCCGCCGTTGCGTTCATCGGCAACGACAAAGTCGCGGCCGCCAACCGACGCGGCGACATCTTGATCTGGAACCTACCCGCGCCGGGCGACAAGAGCCCCGATCCGGTGCGGCGGCTGGTCGGACACACCCGCGCGATCAATTGCCTCCTACTCAGTCCCGACGGCAAGACGCTGATCTCCGCGGGTAACGATCGGACCGTGAAATTCTGGGACGCCGCGCTGACCACCGGCGAACCGGGTCAGGCCGTCCTGAATGACGGCGTCGTGCGCAAAGATCAAGGCGGCACGATGGGGCTGAACAAGATTTCGGATCCACCGCCGCCCGTCACGGCAAACGTGGTCGTGCAAAAGCCGCTCCGCGAACTGACGGCGCACCAAGACTGGATCTGGGGCCTCGCCCTCTCCCGTGACGGCAAAACGTTTGTCACGGGCGACGACTCCCGCGAGGTGATCGTATGGGACGCGCAGACAGGCGCTCAGCAGCATCGCTGGAAGACGAAGCTGTGGGTTCGCGCGCTGGACATCTCTCCGGACGGCAAGACAGTGGTAACTGCGGAGAATTTCCCCCAGTTGAAGTTCTCAGAAAAAGATGCAGGCGTGCGCGGCTGGGATGCCGAGTCCGGTGAGCTGAAGTTCGACGTAAGCGAAGAGCTTAAGTTGGGTATGGCCGCGGTTCGATTCTCCGACGACGGCAAACACCTGGCGATCTGCCAGGGCAACATCGACCGGGAAGGTGAGGCGGGGAAAGTGTTCCTGCTTGATCCCCAGACCGGTAAGACGCTCCGCGAATTGAAGCCGCCGCACTTTCGCGGGGCTACGGATCTCGCCTTCCACCCGGACGGCCAGCACCTCTTCACATCCGGCCGCGACCGACTTGTGAAAATCTGGCGGCTGAGCGACGGGGAACTGGTCCGCGACCTGGGCGAGCAAAACAAAGGGCAAAGTGAACCGTTGTACGCAATTTCGATTACCCCCGACGGCAAGCTTCTGGCCGCGGCCGATGGTACAGGGCAGATTTTGATTTATTCGTTGATGGCCACTTGA
- a CDS encoding DUF1501 domain-containing protein: MNPNQQSSAFNLQPGTCNLQHHLSRRQLLKGTVVTAGGMAVANWGALFHSQTIAAEARRTGKRCIMLYMEGGVSQIDTFDMKPDRPTAGEFRPVQTKIPGIQVCEFLPNIARHADKLAIIRSMRTKTPDHGPGGYYMHTGYHPSERFPHPEAGAMIAKYCENPESDLPSFVKIGSSSGIYGAGYLGPQYDPFVLGDDGRLPGFANPSVAPEIQSRRGELLSFMEQRFAEQRPGDPFASHRTAELRTIRLMRARQTFDVSAEWEKAKDRYGDTQFGRGCFTALKLVEAGVSFVEVGHAGHDTHMNNFPISKALYSTMDPAWGSLLDDLTQRGLLQDTLVVWTSEFGRTPAINVRAGRDHFGRAWTVVLAGGGIKGGQHYGSTDPDGFEVAENPVSEADYIATIYKAMGVDHRAKHYLGTRPIWATAEGSKPIEELLG, from the coding sequence TGCAACCTGCAACACCACCTCAGCCGCCGCCAATTGCTCAAAGGCACGGTCGTCACGGCGGGCGGAATGGCGGTCGCGAATTGGGGTGCGCTGTTCCACTCGCAAACGATCGCGGCCGAGGCCAGGCGGACCGGCAAGCGCTGCATCATGCTTTACATGGAGGGCGGCGTAAGCCAGATCGACACCTTCGATATGAAGCCTGACCGACCGACCGCCGGTGAATTTCGCCCGGTGCAGACCAAGATCCCCGGCATCCAGGTTTGCGAATTTCTGCCGAACATAGCACGCCACGCCGACAAGCTCGCGATCATTCGCAGCATGCGAACGAAAACGCCCGATCACGGCCCCGGCGGCTATTACATGCACACGGGTTACCATCCGAGCGAGCGTTTTCCGCACCCCGAAGCCGGCGCGATGATCGCTAAGTACTGCGAAAACCCGGAAAGCGACCTGCCGAGCTTCGTCAAAATCGGGAGCAGCAGCGGCATCTACGGAGCGGGTTATCTTGGCCCGCAGTACGATCCGTTCGTCCTGGGTGACGACGGTCGGCTTCCGGGGTTCGCCAATCCTTCCGTAGCGCCGGAGATTCAGAGCCGGCGCGGCGAGCTGCTGAGCTTCATGGAACAGCGATTCGCCGAGCAGCGTCCCGGTGATCCATTCGCGTCACACCGCACGGCTGAATTGAGGACGATCCGCCTGATGCGAGCCCGCCAGACGTTTGACGTCAGCGCCGAGTGGGAAAAGGCCAAAGACCGTTACGGCGACACTCAGTTCGGCCGCGGTTGTTTCACGGCCCTGAAGCTCGTCGAGGCTGGCGTATCGTTCGTGGAGGTCGGGCATGCCGGCCACGACACTCACATGAACAACTTCCCCATCTCCAAGGCGCTTTACTCGACCATGGATCCTGCTTGGGGTTCGCTTCTGGACGACCTGACGCAGCGTGGCCTGTTACAGGACACGCTGGTCGTGTGGACGAGCGAGTTCGGCCGTACGCCGGCGATCAACGTCCGAGCGGGCCGGGATCACTTTGGCCGAGCGTGGACGGTCGTCCTGGCCGGCGGCGGCATCAAGGGTGGTCAGCATTACGGTTCCACCGACCCCGATGGCTTCGAGGTCGCGGAGAATCCGGTCAGCGAAGCGGACTATATCGCGACCATCTACAAGGCGATGGGCGTCGACCATCGGGCCAAGCACTATCTTGGCACACGCCCGATCTGGGCCACGGCGGAAGGGTCCAAGCCGATTGAGGAGTTGTTGGGATAG
- a CDS encoding DUF1588 domain-containing protein, translating to MTLSLYCLLFCIGSLCAEDTNQFQQLTVEQAQALAQDKSGRLLLDGLKSLSPEVATELARHEGWLSLNGLTTISDEAAAALAQHKRALHLNGLTKISDATAVALASHRSELSLNGLTAISDEAAKALARHTGGRLFLNGLTMLSGEAGKALAKRNGGGPSFAVSLEGLTSLSHEAAAALADSHGHNWQGRLPAFKTVSVEVAQAFAKEGANIRSMPGLTTISDEAARLLLPKIGGNLPVLKTLSPEAAKALAQARGSLVLNSLTNLSGETAKALTENAQNRGDLYLNGLTAVTPETARAICRREGDLYLNGLTSIPIEVLKALAEHKSPGYAKPVVHLDGLTTLSDEAAAVLASWEKWSGELPALTAISEPSATALATSRKFQGNLPSLKKLSPEVARALAQRKGNLSLDGLTSLSDEVAAALAKHQGGTLSLGGLTNLSDSAAAALAKHNGRLSLGRLITLSNGAAQALAGYKGDWLMLDGLTSLSDDAAKALAQRHGVLSVVGLKTLSDEVAQMLQANPMIITSPTRQRGNVAHGNAADSSPRSRVGLVSDEKFVRSFFASHCADCHDDGANEGEFELKKLASDDVTGRVAYASIFERLRAGDMPPPSEPRPKADAVAKVVDWIAAKLDSPLPAPPTYYAVKEKPVDGNRLPNAILFGGPRGPSVPPPPRLWRLSPEAYSTWAASTFNVHGLQQPFGLIQEAGFRDFSALYAPDEGATGLLLSNAEQIVAAQVRGHQLVNVNETPEAAKEQLWPGEGRIQTASQAEQQILRSGLRVRQGNGVFAPLMHPDVKANEDELKRAISQQYQTALARPPSEQELASVVALYNEIAADGDCSIAGKTVLMAPLMVPEVILRFEVGLGAEVRPGVRMLSPRETAMALSLALSRKRDPGLLGAAAEGKLTTREEVAATLQRILEEPRIEKSRVVWFFREYFDYYRAPDVFKDPLPDYLTRRGAYYNPRGYVDDTDVLVMSILASDRDVLKQLLTTTESFHTHELFVPNGTLDDLRYADSPLFRPFSPLASDHRREQQGERIGVLMQPSWNVAWSTNFHNDIVRRGRWVREHLLGGRVPDLPINAAAMIPDDPHHTLRQRQMVTRAAECWKCHHKMDELGLPFENLNHYGFARNAEEVLDLEAMEQSGNKDAKIYRDAPLDTTGFIRNSGDPALDGPVRDAPEMLRRLAESDRVRQIFIRHVFRYFLGRNETPGDAVSLQESEQAYLDDGGSFKALLVSLLSSESFLYRTVPSITKAPQ from the coding sequence ATGACCCTTAGCTTGTACTGCCTCTTGTTCTGCATCGGATCGCTCTGCGCCGAAGACACGAATCAGTTTCAACAACTCACCGTCGAACAGGCCCAAGCGCTGGCCCAGGACAAGAGCGGCAGACTGTTGCTCGACGGGCTGAAATCGTTGTCGCCCGAGGTGGCAACGGAATTGGCGCGGCATGAAGGGTGGCTGTCGCTGAACGGTTTGACCACCATTTCGGATGAGGCCGCCGCGGCGCTCGCGCAACACAAGCGTGCGTTGCATCTGAACGGTCTCACGAAGATCTCCGACGCGACGGCCGTAGCGCTGGCCTCGCATCGCAGCGAGTTGTCACTCAATGGTTTGACAGCGATCTCGGATGAGGCGGCCAAGGCGCTGGCGCGGCACACCGGCGGGCGGCTGTTTCTTAACGGACTGACAATGCTGTCCGGCGAGGCGGGTAAGGCTCTGGCGAAGCGCAACGGAGGCGGGCCGTCGTTTGCAGTGTCGTTGGAGGGGCTGACCTCGCTGTCGCACGAAGCGGCCGCGGCTCTGGCGGACTCCCACGGTCACAACTGGCAAGGCCGTTTACCCGCGTTCAAAACGGTTTCGGTCGAGGTGGCCCAAGCATTTGCGAAGGAGGGGGCGAACATCCGTTCGATGCCGGGGCTGACGACGATCTCCGACGAGGCGGCCCGATTGCTGCTGCCGAAAATTGGTGGCAATTTGCCGGTTCTCAAAACGCTCTCGCCCGAAGCCGCCAAAGCGCTGGCACAGGCTCGCGGGTCTCTAGTCCTTAACAGTTTGACGAACCTTTCCGGCGAGACGGCCAAGGCGCTGACCGAAAACGCTCAAAACCGGGGCGATCTGTATCTGAACGGCCTGACGGCGGTCACGCCGGAGACGGCGCGGGCCATCTGCCGGCGCGAAGGGGATCTGTATCTAAACGGGCTGACGTCGATCCCGATCGAAGTACTGAAGGCGCTCGCCGAACACAAATCGCCGGGCTATGCCAAGCCCGTTGTCCATCTCGACGGTCTGACTACGCTTTCCGACGAAGCGGCGGCGGTGCTCGCGTCATGGGAGAAATGGAGCGGCGAACTGCCTGCGCTGACGGCGATTTCGGAACCGTCGGCGACGGCTTTGGCGACGTCGCGGAAGTTCCAAGGCAACCTCCCGTCGCTCAAGAAACTTTCGCCGGAAGTGGCCCGCGCGCTCGCCCAGCGGAAGGGAAATCTGTCGCTCGACGGCCTGACAAGCCTGTCAGACGAGGTTGCTGCGGCGCTGGCGAAACATCAGGGTGGAACACTCTCGCTGGGTGGTCTGACGAACCTGTCGGACAGCGCGGCCGCGGCGCTCGCCAAGCACAACGGACGTTTATCACTCGGCCGCCTGATAACGCTTTCCAATGGCGCAGCCCAAGCGCTGGCCGGGTACAAGGGCGACTGGCTCATGCTCGACGGCTTGACCAGTCTGTCGGACGACGCGGCGAAAGCGCTGGCGCAGCGGCATGGCGTGCTGTCCGTTGTCGGCCTGAAAACGCTCTCGGATGAGGTGGCCCAGATGCTGCAAGCCAATCCGATGATCATCACTAGCCCGACGCGCCAGCGAGGGAATGTGGCGCACGGGAATGCGGCGGACAGTTCCCCTCGCTCGCGCGTCGGGCTGGTGTCCGATGAAAAGTTCGTCCGCTCATTCTTTGCCTCTCACTGTGCCGACTGCCACGATGACGGCGCCAATGAGGGTGAATTCGAACTGAAGAAACTCGCCAGCGACGACGTCACCGGCCGTGTCGCGTATGCGTCAATCTTCGAGCGGCTTCGCGCGGGGGACATGCCACCGCCGTCGGAACCAAGGCCGAAGGCGGACGCCGTGGCCAAGGTGGTGGACTGGATCGCGGCGAAACTCGACTCGCCGCTCCCCGCGCCGCCCACGTACTACGCCGTCAAGGAAAAACCGGTCGATGGCAACCGGTTGCCCAACGCGATCTTGTTCGGCGGGCCGCGCGGGCCGAGCGTCCCGCCACCGCCGCGGCTCTGGCGGCTCTCGCCCGAAGCCTACAGCACCTGGGCGGCATCCACGTTCAACGTCCACGGGTTGCAGCAGCCGTTCGGTTTGATCCAGGAAGCCGGCTTCCGCGACTTTTCCGCCCTCTACGCGCCCGACGAAGGCGCAACCGGCCTGCTGTTGTCCAATGCGGAACAGATCGTGGCGGCTCAGGTCCGCGGCCATCAATTAGTGAACGTGAACGAGACGCCGGAGGCGGCCAAGGAGCAACTCTGGCCAGGCGAAGGTCGCATCCAGACCGCCAGCCAGGCCGAGCAACAAATACTGAGAAGCGGGTTACGGGTTCGGCAAGGCAACGGCGTCTTTGCGCCGCTCATGCATCCGGACGTGAAAGCCAACGAGGACGAATTGAAGCGGGCCATCTCGCAACAATATCAAACCGCTCTGGCCCGCCCGCCGAGCGAGCAAGAATTGGCAAGCGTGGTTGCGCTCTACAACGAGATCGCTGCCGACGGGGATTGCTCGATTGCCGGCAAGACCGTCCTGATGGCGCCGCTGATGGTCCCAGAAGTGATCCTCCGCTTCGAGGTCGGTTTGGGCGCTGAGGTACGGCCGGGCGTGCGCATGCTCTCGCCACGCGAAACGGCCATGGCGCTCAGTCTGGCGCTGTCGCGAAAACGTGACCCCGGCCTGCTGGGCGCCGCCGCCGAGGGCAAGCTCACGACAAGAGAAGAAGTCGCCGCGACCCTCCAACGCATCCTGGAAGAGCCGCGGATTGAGAAGTCGCGCGTGGTGTGGTTCTTCCGCGAATACTTCGACTACTACCGCGCTCCCGACGTGTTCAAAGACCCGCTGCCCGATTATTTGACACGGCGCGGCGCGTACTACAATCCGCGAGGCTACGTCGACGACACCGACGTGTTGGTCATGAGCATTCTGGCCAGTGACCGGGATGTGCTCAAGCAACTGCTGACGACGACCGAGTCATTCCACACGCATGAGTTGTTTGTCCCAAATGGCACGCTGGACGATCTTCGCTACGCGGACAGTCCGCTCTTTCGTCCGTTCAGTCCCCTGGCGTCGGATCACCGCCGCGAGCAGCAAGGGGAGCGCATCGGCGTCCTGATGCAGCCGAGTTGGAACGTGGCATGGTCGACAAATTTCCACAACGACATCGTCCGCCGCGGCCGCTGGGTGCGCGAACATCTGCTGGGCGGGCGGGTGCCCGATCTGCCGATCAACGCGGCCGCCATGATTCCCGACGATCCGCACCACACGCTGCGCCAGCGGCAGATGGTCACGCGGGCCGCCGAGTGCTGGAAGTGCCATCACAAGATGGACGAACTGGGGCTGCCGTTCGAGAACCTCAACCACTACGGCTTCGCGCGGAACGCCGAAGAAGTGCTCGACCTGGAGGCGATGGAGCAGAGCGGCAATAAGGACGCCAAGATCTACCGCGACGCCCCGCTGGACACGACCGGGTTCATCCGGAACAGCGGCGACCCGGCGCTCGACGGACCGGTCCGCGACGCCCCCGAGATGCTCCGCCGGTTGGCCGAATCCGACCGCGTGCGGCAGATCTTCATTCGCCACGTCTTCCGCTACTTCCTCGGCCGCAACGAAACCCCCGGCGACGCGGTCAGCCTGCAAGAATCCGAACAGGCGTATCTCGACGACGGCGGCAGCTTCAAGGCGCTGCTGGTCTCGCTGTTGTCATCCGAATCATTCCTTTACCGAACTGTACCGTCGATTACCAAGGCCCCCCAATGA